A single Gammaproteobacteria bacterium DNA region contains:
- the ribF gene encoding bifunctional riboflavin kinase/FAD synthetase yields the protein MELIRGLHNLRPRHRGCVATIGNFDGVHLGHQTVLGQLANKGAERGLPTQVIVFEPLPREFFAGAKSPARLTRFREKVLALRRFSVDRLLCMRFDRGLANMAPDEFVRRILVDGLGVNYLVVGDDFRYGRERGGDFGSLEQAGRRYGFDVAHMHTFEIDGNRVSSTRIRKALEVGDLSAAEMLLGRPYRMSGKVTHGDKRGRTIGFPTANIQLARQVSPVIGVYAVEMYGLDREPLPGVANVGRRPTVGGVEQRLEVHLFDFDRDIYQRHVDVEFQHKLRDEKRFDSVEALIRQIEVDVEAARSYFATRAGR from the coding sequence ATGGAACTGATACGGGGCCTCCACAATCTTCGACCCCGACACCGGGGTTGTGTCGCGACGATCGGGAATTTTGACGGGGTTCATCTCGGCCATCAGACCGTCCTTGGCCAGTTGGCGAACAAGGGCGCCGAGCGGGGATTGCCCACGCAGGTCATTGTCTTCGAGCCGTTGCCGCGTGAGTTCTTCGCGGGCGCGAAATCGCCAGCCCGCCTGACGCGTTTCCGCGAAAAGGTACTGGCCCTGCGGCGTTTCTCCGTGGACCGGCTCCTGTGTATGCGTTTCGATCGAGGGCTGGCGAATATGGCGCCCGATGAATTCGTCCGGCGCATCCTGGTCGATGGCCTGGGAGTGAACTACCTCGTGGTGGGGGACGACTTTCGATACGGCCGGGAACGGGGTGGCGATTTCGGGTCCCTGGAGCAGGCGGGCCGACGGTACGGCTTCGACGTGGCGCATATGCACACCTTCGAAATCGATGGCAACAGGGTGAGCAGCACGCGAATCCGAAAGGCACTTGAGGTCGGCGACCTCTCGGCCGCGGAGATGCTGCTCGGGCGTCCCTATCGGATGAGCGGCAAGGTGACCCATGGCGACAAGCGTGGCCGGACCATCGGGTTCCCGACCGCGAATATCCAGCTGGCCAGGCAGGTATCGCCGGTGATCGGCGTCTATGCCGTGGAGATGTACGGCCTGGATCGTGAGCCGCTTCCCGGCGTGGCGAACGTGGGCCGGCGCCCGACCGTCGGCGGGGTGGAGCAGCGGCTAGAGGTCCACCTGTTCGATTTCGACCGGGACATCTATCAGCGGCACGTGGACGTGGAGTTCCAGCATAAGCTGCGTGACGAAAAGCGGTTCGATTCGGTGGAGGCCCTGATCCGACAGATCGAGGTGGATGTCGAAGCCGCCCGGTCCTATTTCGCGACGCGTGCCGGTCGTTGA